From a single Candoia aspera isolate rCanAsp1 chromosome 2, rCanAsp1.hap2, whole genome shotgun sequence genomic region:
- the ILF3 gene encoding interleukin enhancer-binding factor 3 isoform X5, protein MRPMRIFVNDDRHVMAKHSAVYPTQEELTAVQNMVSHTERALKAVSDWINEQEKGNSEQPEPETMETVAEEENKEGSEQKTTEHLTRTLRGVMRVGLVAKGLLLKGDLDLELVLLCKEKPTVGLLEKVADNLSTQLAAITEDKYEIIQSVSDAAITIKNTKEPPLTLTIHLTSPVVREEMEKMLAGETLSVNDSPDVLDRQKCLAALASLRHAKWFQARANGLKSCVIVIRVLRDLCTRVPTWAPLRGWPLELLCEKSIGTANRPMGAGEALRRVLECLASGIVMPDGSGIYDPCEKEATDAIGHLDRQQREDITQSAQHALRLAAFGQLHKVLGMDPLPSKMPKKPKNENPVDYTVQIPPSTTYAITPLKRPMEEDGEEKSPSKKKKKIQKKGIELTREEKSEPPQAMNALMKLNQLKPGLQYKLVSQTGPVHAPIFTMSVEVDGITYEASGPSKKTAKLHVAVKVLQDMGLPTGVEGRERGDESAEETDQKPVAVAAPPIVEIICTPSAASPSEQTENVKQQGPILTKHGKNPVMELNEKRRGLKYELISETGGSHDKRFVMEVEVDGQKFQGAGSNKKVAKAYAALAALEKLFPDAPLPMEQKKKRAPMPARGGPKFPVKHNPGYGMGGPMHAEVPPPPSMRGRGRGGNIRGRGRGRGGFGGANHGGYMNAGAGYGSYGYGGNSATAGYSQFYSNGGHSGNAGGGGGSSGYGSYYQGGDYSSPAPPKHAGKKQQHGGQQKPSYGSGYQSHQGQQQQSYNQNQYGNYGPPQGKQKGYNQGNYAAYSNSYNSPGGGGGGSDYNYESYGGGRGGGGANNYGSGGASYNAGGYGGGAGGGGSSYQGGYSQSNYNPPASNQNYSGPPNSYQPPQAGYGRNDHSMNYQYR, encoded by the exons ATG CGGCCAATGCGTATTTTTGTAAATGATGACCGCCATGTCATGGCAAAGCACTCTGCAGTTTATCCAACTCAAGAAGAACTGACAGCAGTTCAAAACATGGTCTCTCACACTGAGCGTGCTCTCAAAGCTGTGTCTGACTGGATTAATGAACAAGAGAAAGGTAATAGTGAGCAGCCAGAACCTGAGACCATGGAGACTGTAGCTGAAGAAGAGAACAAAGAAGGAAG tgagCAGAAGACTACAGAGCACTTGACTAGGACCCTTCGTGGCGTGATGCGTGTTGGTCTTGTAGCAAAAGGCCTCTTGCTGAAGGGAGACTTGGATCTTGAACTGGTTTTGTTATGTAAAGAGAAACCCACTGTTGGTCTCTTGGAAAAAGTAGCTGACAATCTCAGCACACAGCTTGCT gcTATTACTGAAGACAAATACGAAATTATTCAATCTGTCAGTGATGCTGCAATTACAATTAAGAATACAAAAGAACCTCCACTGACACTCACCATTCACTTGACATCCCCTGTTGttagagaagaaatggaaaaaatgttaGCTGGAG AAACGCTATCAGTCAACGACTCACCGGACGTTCTGGACAGGCAGAAATGCCTTGCTGCCTTGGCGTCACTCCGACACGCCAAGTGGTTTCAG GCCAGGGCAAATGGCTTGAAATCATGTGTCATAGTCATCAGAGTGCTGAGAGATCTCTGTACCCGTGTTCCTACTTGGGCTCCGCTTAGAGGATGG CCTCTAGAGTTGCTTTGTGAGAAATCAATTGGAACAGCCAATCGGCCCATGGGAGCTGGTGAGGCACTGAGAAGAGTTCTTGAATGCCTTGCATCTGGAATAGTTATGCCAG ATGGTTCTGGTATTTATGATCCTTGTGAAAAAGAAGCCACTGATGCTATTGGGCATCTAGACAGACAACAAAGGGAAGATATCACACAGAGTGCTCAG CATGCTCTAAGGCTTGCTGCTTTTGGCCAGCTTCACAAAGTCTTGGGGATGGATCCATTGCCATCAAAGATGCCCAAGAAACCAAAAAATGAAAATCCAGTTGACTACACTG TCCAGATCCCCCCTAGCACAACATATGCTATCACTCCATTAAAACGTCCTATGGAGGAAGATGGAGAAGAGAAGTctccaagcaaaaagaaaaagaagattcagAAAAAAGGTATTGAGTTGACAAGAG aggaaAAGTCAGAACCTCCACAAGCTATGAATGCTCTGATGAAACTGAACCAGCTAAAACCTGGACTTCAATATAAACTAGTATCTCAGACAGGTCCAGTTCATGCTCCTATATTTACTATGTCTGTGGAAGTCGATGGCATCACTTACGAAGCTTCAGGACCTTCCAAAAAAACAGCCAAGTTGCATGTAGCAGTAAAG GTTCTGCAAGACATGGGATTACCTACAGGTGTGGAAGGCAGAGAGAGAGGTGATGaatcagcagaggaaacagaTCAAAAACCAGTTGCAGTTGCTGCTCCTCCTATAGTGGAAATTATTTGTACCCCTAGTGCTGCTTCTCCTTCAGAGCAAACAGAG AATGTGAAACAGCAGGGACCAATACTGACCAAGCATGGAAAAAATCCAGTTATGGAACTCAATGAGAAACGGCGTGGCTTAAAATACGAGCTTATTTCAGAAACTGGTGGCAGTCATGACAAACGGTTTGTGATGGAG GTTGAGGTTGATGGCCAGAAGTTCCAAGGAGCTGGTTCAAATAAAAAAGTAGCAAAAGCTTATGCTGCCCTGGCTGCATTAGAAAAGCTTTTTCCAGATGCCCCCCTTCCAATGgagcagaagaaaaaaagggcCCCTATGCCAGCACGAGGTGGACCCAAATTTCCTGTAAAG CATAATCCAGGCTATGGTATGGGAGGTCCAATGCATGCTGAAGTGCCGCCGCCTCCAAGCATGCGGGGTCGTGGCAGAGGAGGAAATATCCGAGGCCGAGGCAGAGGCCGAGGTGGATTTGGTGGTGCCAATCATGGAGGTTATATGAATGCTG GGGCTGGATATGGAAGTTACGGCTATGGTGGCAACTCTGCAACAGCAGGCTATA GCCAGTTTTACAGCAATGGTGGTCACTCGGGcaatgcaggaggaggaggtggttccTCTGGCTATGGTTCCTACTATCAAGGTGGTGACTACAGCTCTCCTGCTCCTCCTAAgcatgctggaaaaaaacaacaacatggtggACAGCAGAAGCCTTCTTATGGCTCAGGGTATCAGTCCCATCAAGGCCAACAGCAACAATCGTATAACCAAAACCAGTACGGCAATTATGGCCCACCACAAGGCAAGCAGAAGGGATATAACCAAGGCAACTACGCTGCTTACTCAAATTCCTACAACTCTCCTGGTGGCGGCGGTGGAGGATCAGACTACAACTATGAAA GTTATGGTGGTGGACGTGGAGGTGGTGGTGCAAACAACTATGGTTCAGGAGGTGCCTCCTACAATGCCGGTGGCTATGGGGGAGGAGCTGGGGGAGGAGGGTCATCTTACCAAG gTGGATATTCTCAGTCAAATTACAATCCCCCAGCTTCAAATCAGAATTACAGTGGACCTCCAAATTCCTACCAACCTCCCCAAGCTGGATATGGCAGAAATGACCACAGCATGAACTATCAGTATAGATAA
- the ILF3 gene encoding interleukin enhancer-binding factor 3 isoform X1 produces the protein MRPMRIFVNDDRHVMAKHSAVYPTQEELTAVQNMVSHTERALKAVSDWINEQEKGNSEQPEPETMETVAEEENKEGSEQKTTEHLTRTLRGVMRVGLVAKGLLLKGDLDLELVLLCKEKPTVGLLEKVADNLSTQLAAITEDKYEIIQSVSDAAITIKNTKEPPLTLTIHLTSPVVREEMEKMLAGETLSVNDSPDVLDRQKCLAALASLRHAKWFQARANGLKSCVIVIRVLRDLCTRVPTWAPLRGWPLELLCEKSIGTANRPMGAGEALRRVLECLASGIVMPDGSGIYDPCEKEATDAIGHLDRQQREDITQSAQHALRLAAFGQLHKVLGMDPLPSKMPKKPKNENPVDYTVQIPPSTTYAITPLKRPMEEDGEEKSPSKKKKKIQKKGIELTREEKSEPPQAMNALMKLNQLKPGLQYKLVSQTGPVHAPIFTMSVEVDGITYEASGPSKKTAKLHVAVKVLQDMGLPTGVEGRERGDESAEETDQKPVAVAAPPIVEIICTPSAASPSEQTENVKQQGPILTKHGKNPVMELNEKRRGLKYELISETGGSHDKRFVMEVEVDGQKFQGAGSNKKVAKAYAALAALEKLFPDAPLPMEQKKKRAPMPARGGPKFPVKHNPGYGMGGPMHAEVPPPPSMRGRGRGGNIRGRGRGRGGFGGANHGGYMNAGAGYGSYGYGGNSATAGYSQFYSNGGHSGNAGGGGGSSGYGSYYQGGDYSSPAPPKHAGKKQQHGGQQKPSYGSGYQSHQGQQQQSYNQNQYGNYGPPQGKQKGYNQGNYAAYSNSYNSPGGGGGGSDYNYESKFSYGGGRGGGGANNYGSGGASYNAGGYGGGAGGGGSSYQGKQGGYSQSNYNPPASNQNYSGPPNSYQPPQAGYGRNDHSMNYQYR, from the exons ATG CGGCCAATGCGTATTTTTGTAAATGATGACCGCCATGTCATGGCAAAGCACTCTGCAGTTTATCCAACTCAAGAAGAACTGACAGCAGTTCAAAACATGGTCTCTCACACTGAGCGTGCTCTCAAAGCTGTGTCTGACTGGATTAATGAACAAGAGAAAGGTAATAGTGAGCAGCCAGAACCTGAGACCATGGAGACTGTAGCTGAAGAAGAGAACAAAGAAGGAAG tgagCAGAAGACTACAGAGCACTTGACTAGGACCCTTCGTGGCGTGATGCGTGTTGGTCTTGTAGCAAAAGGCCTCTTGCTGAAGGGAGACTTGGATCTTGAACTGGTTTTGTTATGTAAAGAGAAACCCACTGTTGGTCTCTTGGAAAAAGTAGCTGACAATCTCAGCACACAGCTTGCT gcTATTACTGAAGACAAATACGAAATTATTCAATCTGTCAGTGATGCTGCAATTACAATTAAGAATACAAAAGAACCTCCACTGACACTCACCATTCACTTGACATCCCCTGTTGttagagaagaaatggaaaaaatgttaGCTGGAG AAACGCTATCAGTCAACGACTCACCGGACGTTCTGGACAGGCAGAAATGCCTTGCTGCCTTGGCGTCACTCCGACACGCCAAGTGGTTTCAG GCCAGGGCAAATGGCTTGAAATCATGTGTCATAGTCATCAGAGTGCTGAGAGATCTCTGTACCCGTGTTCCTACTTGGGCTCCGCTTAGAGGATGG CCTCTAGAGTTGCTTTGTGAGAAATCAATTGGAACAGCCAATCGGCCCATGGGAGCTGGTGAGGCACTGAGAAGAGTTCTTGAATGCCTTGCATCTGGAATAGTTATGCCAG ATGGTTCTGGTATTTATGATCCTTGTGAAAAAGAAGCCACTGATGCTATTGGGCATCTAGACAGACAACAAAGGGAAGATATCACACAGAGTGCTCAG CATGCTCTAAGGCTTGCTGCTTTTGGCCAGCTTCACAAAGTCTTGGGGATGGATCCATTGCCATCAAAGATGCCCAAGAAACCAAAAAATGAAAATCCAGTTGACTACACTG TCCAGATCCCCCCTAGCACAACATATGCTATCACTCCATTAAAACGTCCTATGGAGGAAGATGGAGAAGAGAAGTctccaagcaaaaagaaaaagaagattcagAAAAAAGGTATTGAGTTGACAAGAG aggaaAAGTCAGAACCTCCACAAGCTATGAATGCTCTGATGAAACTGAACCAGCTAAAACCTGGACTTCAATATAAACTAGTATCTCAGACAGGTCCAGTTCATGCTCCTATATTTACTATGTCTGTGGAAGTCGATGGCATCACTTACGAAGCTTCAGGACCTTCCAAAAAAACAGCCAAGTTGCATGTAGCAGTAAAG GTTCTGCAAGACATGGGATTACCTACAGGTGTGGAAGGCAGAGAGAGAGGTGATGaatcagcagaggaaacagaTCAAAAACCAGTTGCAGTTGCTGCTCCTCCTATAGTGGAAATTATTTGTACCCCTAGTGCTGCTTCTCCTTCAGAGCAAACAGAG AATGTGAAACAGCAGGGACCAATACTGACCAAGCATGGAAAAAATCCAGTTATGGAACTCAATGAGAAACGGCGTGGCTTAAAATACGAGCTTATTTCAGAAACTGGTGGCAGTCATGACAAACGGTTTGTGATGGAG GTTGAGGTTGATGGCCAGAAGTTCCAAGGAGCTGGTTCAAATAAAAAAGTAGCAAAAGCTTATGCTGCCCTGGCTGCATTAGAAAAGCTTTTTCCAGATGCCCCCCTTCCAATGgagcagaagaaaaaaagggcCCCTATGCCAGCACGAGGTGGACCCAAATTTCCTGTAAAG CATAATCCAGGCTATGGTATGGGAGGTCCAATGCATGCTGAAGTGCCGCCGCCTCCAAGCATGCGGGGTCGTGGCAGAGGAGGAAATATCCGAGGCCGAGGCAGAGGCCGAGGTGGATTTGGTGGTGCCAATCATGGAGGTTATATGAATGCTG GGGCTGGATATGGAAGTTACGGCTATGGTGGCAACTCTGCAACAGCAGGCTATA GCCAGTTTTACAGCAATGGTGGTCACTCGGGcaatgcaggaggaggaggtggttccTCTGGCTATGGTTCCTACTATCAAGGTGGTGACTACAGCTCTCCTGCTCCTCCTAAgcatgctggaaaaaaacaacaacatggtggACAGCAGAAGCCTTCTTATGGCTCAGGGTATCAGTCCCATCAAGGCCAACAGCAACAATCGTATAACCAAAACCAGTACGGCAATTATGGCCCACCACAAGGCAAGCAGAAGGGATATAACCAAGGCAACTACGCTGCTTACTCAAATTCCTACAACTCTCCTGGTGGCGGCGGTGGAGGATCAGACTACAACTATGAAAGTAAATTCA GTTATGGTGGTGGACGTGGAGGTGGTGGTGCAAACAACTATGGTTCAGGAGGTGCCTCCTACAATGCCGGTGGCTATGGGGGAGGAGCTGGGGGAGGAGGGTCATCTTACCAAGGTAAGCAAG gTGGATATTCTCAGTCAAATTACAATCCCCCAGCTTCAAATCAGAATTACAGTGGACCTCCAAATTCCTACCAACCTCCCCAAGCTGGATATGGCAGAAATGACCACAGCATGAACTATCAGTATAGATAA
- the ILF3 gene encoding interleukin enhancer-binding factor 3 isoform X7, translating to MRPMRIFVNDDRHVMAKHSAVYPTQEELTAVQNMVSHTERALKAVSDWINEQEKGNSEQPEPETMETVAEEENKEGSEQKTTEHLTRTLRGVMRVGLVAKGLLLKGDLDLELVLLCKEKPTVGLLEKVADNLSTQLAAITEDKYEIIQSVSDAAITIKNTKEPPLTLTIHLTSPVVREEMEKMLAGETLSVNDSPDVLDRQKCLAALASLRHAKWFQARANGLKSCVIVIRVLRDLCTRVPTWAPLRGWPLELLCEKSIGTANRPMGAGEALRRVLECLASGIVMPDGSGIYDPCEKEATDAIGHLDRQQREDITQSAQHALRLAAFGQLHKVLGMDPLPSKMPKKPKNENPVDYTVQIPPSTTYAITPLKRPMEEDGEEKSPSKKKKKIQKKGIELTREEKSEPPQAMNALMKLNQLKPGLQYKLVSQTGPVHAPIFTMSVEVDGITYEASGPSKKTAKLHVAVKVLQDMGLPTGVEGRERGDESAEETDQKPVAVAAPPIVEIICTPSAASPSEQTENVKQQGPILTKHGKNPVMELNEKRRGLKYELISETGGSHDKRFVMEVEVDGQKFQGAGSNKKVAKAYAALAALEKLFPDAPLPMEQKKKRAPMPARGGPKFPVKHNPGYGMGGPMHAEVPPPPSMRGRGRGGNIRGRGRGRGGFGGANHGGYMNAGAGYGSYGYGGNSATAGYSDFFTDCYGYHDFGSS from the exons ATG CGGCCAATGCGTATTTTTGTAAATGATGACCGCCATGTCATGGCAAAGCACTCTGCAGTTTATCCAACTCAAGAAGAACTGACAGCAGTTCAAAACATGGTCTCTCACACTGAGCGTGCTCTCAAAGCTGTGTCTGACTGGATTAATGAACAAGAGAAAGGTAATAGTGAGCAGCCAGAACCTGAGACCATGGAGACTGTAGCTGAAGAAGAGAACAAAGAAGGAAG tgagCAGAAGACTACAGAGCACTTGACTAGGACCCTTCGTGGCGTGATGCGTGTTGGTCTTGTAGCAAAAGGCCTCTTGCTGAAGGGAGACTTGGATCTTGAACTGGTTTTGTTATGTAAAGAGAAACCCACTGTTGGTCTCTTGGAAAAAGTAGCTGACAATCTCAGCACACAGCTTGCT gcTATTACTGAAGACAAATACGAAATTATTCAATCTGTCAGTGATGCTGCAATTACAATTAAGAATACAAAAGAACCTCCACTGACACTCACCATTCACTTGACATCCCCTGTTGttagagaagaaatggaaaaaatgttaGCTGGAG AAACGCTATCAGTCAACGACTCACCGGACGTTCTGGACAGGCAGAAATGCCTTGCTGCCTTGGCGTCACTCCGACACGCCAAGTGGTTTCAG GCCAGGGCAAATGGCTTGAAATCATGTGTCATAGTCATCAGAGTGCTGAGAGATCTCTGTACCCGTGTTCCTACTTGGGCTCCGCTTAGAGGATGG CCTCTAGAGTTGCTTTGTGAGAAATCAATTGGAACAGCCAATCGGCCCATGGGAGCTGGTGAGGCACTGAGAAGAGTTCTTGAATGCCTTGCATCTGGAATAGTTATGCCAG ATGGTTCTGGTATTTATGATCCTTGTGAAAAAGAAGCCACTGATGCTATTGGGCATCTAGACAGACAACAAAGGGAAGATATCACACAGAGTGCTCAG CATGCTCTAAGGCTTGCTGCTTTTGGCCAGCTTCACAAAGTCTTGGGGATGGATCCATTGCCATCAAAGATGCCCAAGAAACCAAAAAATGAAAATCCAGTTGACTACACTG TCCAGATCCCCCCTAGCACAACATATGCTATCACTCCATTAAAACGTCCTATGGAGGAAGATGGAGAAGAGAAGTctccaagcaaaaagaaaaagaagattcagAAAAAAGGTATTGAGTTGACAAGAG aggaaAAGTCAGAACCTCCACAAGCTATGAATGCTCTGATGAAACTGAACCAGCTAAAACCTGGACTTCAATATAAACTAGTATCTCAGACAGGTCCAGTTCATGCTCCTATATTTACTATGTCTGTGGAAGTCGATGGCATCACTTACGAAGCTTCAGGACCTTCCAAAAAAACAGCCAAGTTGCATGTAGCAGTAAAG GTTCTGCAAGACATGGGATTACCTACAGGTGTGGAAGGCAGAGAGAGAGGTGATGaatcagcagaggaaacagaTCAAAAACCAGTTGCAGTTGCTGCTCCTCCTATAGTGGAAATTATTTGTACCCCTAGTGCTGCTTCTCCTTCAGAGCAAACAGAG AATGTGAAACAGCAGGGACCAATACTGACCAAGCATGGAAAAAATCCAGTTATGGAACTCAATGAGAAACGGCGTGGCTTAAAATACGAGCTTATTTCAGAAACTGGTGGCAGTCATGACAAACGGTTTGTGATGGAG GTTGAGGTTGATGGCCAGAAGTTCCAAGGAGCTGGTTCAAATAAAAAAGTAGCAAAAGCTTATGCTGCCCTGGCTGCATTAGAAAAGCTTTTTCCAGATGCCCCCCTTCCAATGgagcagaagaaaaaaagggcCCCTATGCCAGCACGAGGTGGACCCAAATTTCCTGTAAAG CATAATCCAGGCTATGGTATGGGAGGTCCAATGCATGCTGAAGTGCCGCCGCCTCCAAGCATGCGGGGTCGTGGCAGAGGAGGAAATATCCGAGGCCGAGGCAGAGGCCGAGGTGGATTTGGTGGTGCCAATCATGGAGGTTATATGAATGCTG GGGCTGGATATGGAAGTTACGGCTATGGTGGCAACTCTGCAACAGCAGGCTATA GTGACTTTTTCACAGACTGCTACGGCTATCATGATTTTGGGTCTTCCTAG
- the ILF3 gene encoding interleukin enhancer-binding factor 3 isoform X4, translating to MRPMRIFVNDDRHVMAKHSAVYPTQEELTAVQNMVSHTERALKAVSDWINEQEKGNSEQPEPETMETVAEEENKEGSEQKTTEHLTRTLRGVMRVGLVAKGLLLKGDLDLELVLLCKEKPTVGLLEKVADNLSTQLAAITEDKYEIIQSVSDAAITIKNTKEPPLTLTIHLTSPVVREEMEKMLAGETLSVNDSPDVLDRQKCLAALASLRHAKWFQARANGLKSCVIVIRVLRDLCTRVPTWAPLRGWPLELLCEKSIGTANRPMGAGEALRRVLECLASGIVMPDGSGIYDPCEKEATDAIGHLDRQQREDITQSAQHALRLAAFGQLHKVLGMDPLPSKMPKKPKNENPVDYTVQIPPSTTYAITPLKRPMEEDGEEKSPSKKKKKIQKKEEKSEPPQAMNALMKLNQLKPGLQYKLVSQTGPVHAPIFTMSVEVDGITYEASGPSKKTAKLHVAVKVLQDMGLPTGVEGRERGDESAEETDQKPVAVAAPPIVEIICTPSAASPSEQTENVKQQGPILTKHGKNPVMELNEKRRGLKYELISETGGSHDKRFVMEVEVDGQKFQGAGSNKKVAKAYAALAALEKLFPDAPLPMEQKKKRAPMPARGGPKFPVKHNPGYGMGGPMHAEVPPPPSMRGRGRGGNIRGRGRGRGGFGGANHGGYMNAGAGYGSYGYGGNSATAGYSQFYSNGGHSGNAGGGGGSSGYGSYYQGGDYSSPAPPKHAGKKQQHGGQQKPSYGSGYQSHQGQQQQSYNQNQYGNYGPPQGKQKGYNQGNYAAYSNSYNSPGGGGGGSDYNYESKFSYGGGRGGGGANNYGSGGASYNAGGYGGGAGGGGSSYQGKQGGYSQSNYNPPASNQNYSGPPNSYQPPQAGYGRNDHSMNYQYR from the exons ATG CGGCCAATGCGTATTTTTGTAAATGATGACCGCCATGTCATGGCAAAGCACTCTGCAGTTTATCCAACTCAAGAAGAACTGACAGCAGTTCAAAACATGGTCTCTCACACTGAGCGTGCTCTCAAAGCTGTGTCTGACTGGATTAATGAACAAGAGAAAGGTAATAGTGAGCAGCCAGAACCTGAGACCATGGAGACTGTAGCTGAAGAAGAGAACAAAGAAGGAAG tgagCAGAAGACTACAGAGCACTTGACTAGGACCCTTCGTGGCGTGATGCGTGTTGGTCTTGTAGCAAAAGGCCTCTTGCTGAAGGGAGACTTGGATCTTGAACTGGTTTTGTTATGTAAAGAGAAACCCACTGTTGGTCTCTTGGAAAAAGTAGCTGACAATCTCAGCACACAGCTTGCT gcTATTACTGAAGACAAATACGAAATTATTCAATCTGTCAGTGATGCTGCAATTACAATTAAGAATACAAAAGAACCTCCACTGACACTCACCATTCACTTGACATCCCCTGTTGttagagaagaaatggaaaaaatgttaGCTGGAG AAACGCTATCAGTCAACGACTCACCGGACGTTCTGGACAGGCAGAAATGCCTTGCTGCCTTGGCGTCACTCCGACACGCCAAGTGGTTTCAG GCCAGGGCAAATGGCTTGAAATCATGTGTCATAGTCATCAGAGTGCTGAGAGATCTCTGTACCCGTGTTCCTACTTGGGCTCCGCTTAGAGGATGG CCTCTAGAGTTGCTTTGTGAGAAATCAATTGGAACAGCCAATCGGCCCATGGGAGCTGGTGAGGCACTGAGAAGAGTTCTTGAATGCCTTGCATCTGGAATAGTTATGCCAG ATGGTTCTGGTATTTATGATCCTTGTGAAAAAGAAGCCACTGATGCTATTGGGCATCTAGACAGACAACAAAGGGAAGATATCACACAGAGTGCTCAG CATGCTCTAAGGCTTGCTGCTTTTGGCCAGCTTCACAAAGTCTTGGGGATGGATCCATTGCCATCAAAGATGCCCAAGAAACCAAAAAATGAAAATCCAGTTGACTACACTG TCCAGATCCCCCCTAGCACAACATATGCTATCACTCCATTAAAACGTCCTATGGAGGAAGATGGAGAAGAGAAGTctccaagcaaaaagaaaaagaagattcagAAAAAAG aggaaAAGTCAGAACCTCCACAAGCTATGAATGCTCTGATGAAACTGAACCAGCTAAAACCTGGACTTCAATATAAACTAGTATCTCAGACAGGTCCAGTTCATGCTCCTATATTTACTATGTCTGTGGAAGTCGATGGCATCACTTACGAAGCTTCAGGACCTTCCAAAAAAACAGCCAAGTTGCATGTAGCAGTAAAG GTTCTGCAAGACATGGGATTACCTACAGGTGTGGAAGGCAGAGAGAGAGGTGATGaatcagcagaggaaacagaTCAAAAACCAGTTGCAGTTGCTGCTCCTCCTATAGTGGAAATTATTTGTACCCCTAGTGCTGCTTCTCCTTCAGAGCAAACAGAG AATGTGAAACAGCAGGGACCAATACTGACCAAGCATGGAAAAAATCCAGTTATGGAACTCAATGAGAAACGGCGTGGCTTAAAATACGAGCTTATTTCAGAAACTGGTGGCAGTCATGACAAACGGTTTGTGATGGAG GTTGAGGTTGATGGCCAGAAGTTCCAAGGAGCTGGTTCAAATAAAAAAGTAGCAAAAGCTTATGCTGCCCTGGCTGCATTAGAAAAGCTTTTTCCAGATGCCCCCCTTCCAATGgagcagaagaaaaaaagggcCCCTATGCCAGCACGAGGTGGACCCAAATTTCCTGTAAAG CATAATCCAGGCTATGGTATGGGAGGTCCAATGCATGCTGAAGTGCCGCCGCCTCCAAGCATGCGGGGTCGTGGCAGAGGAGGAAATATCCGAGGCCGAGGCAGAGGCCGAGGTGGATTTGGTGGTGCCAATCATGGAGGTTATATGAATGCTG GGGCTGGATATGGAAGTTACGGCTATGGTGGCAACTCTGCAACAGCAGGCTATA GCCAGTTTTACAGCAATGGTGGTCACTCGGGcaatgcaggaggaggaggtggttccTCTGGCTATGGTTCCTACTATCAAGGTGGTGACTACAGCTCTCCTGCTCCTCCTAAgcatgctggaaaaaaacaacaacatggtggACAGCAGAAGCCTTCTTATGGCTCAGGGTATCAGTCCCATCAAGGCCAACAGCAACAATCGTATAACCAAAACCAGTACGGCAATTATGGCCCACCACAAGGCAAGCAGAAGGGATATAACCAAGGCAACTACGCTGCTTACTCAAATTCCTACAACTCTCCTGGTGGCGGCGGTGGAGGATCAGACTACAACTATGAAAGTAAATTCA GTTATGGTGGTGGACGTGGAGGTGGTGGTGCAAACAACTATGGTTCAGGAGGTGCCTCCTACAATGCCGGTGGCTATGGGGGAGGAGCTGGGGGAGGAGGGTCATCTTACCAAGGTAAGCAAG gTGGATATTCTCAGTCAAATTACAATCCCCCAGCTTCAAATCAGAATTACAGTGGACCTCCAAATTCCTACCAACCTCCCCAAGCTGGATATGGCAGAAATGACCACAGCATGAACTATCAGTATAGATAA